From the Scophthalmus maximus strain ysfricsl-2021 chromosome 11, ASM2237912v1, whole genome shotgun sequence genome, one window contains:
- the LOC124850804 gene encoding protocadherin Fat 4-like isoform X1: MGSLHVDNCTDFENNGFCFSQSDGSSSERTLDVGSSNMTIGGLRTIEFISLHPAQIKTHDFVGCIRNINVNGILLRPSMALTTYNILYRCPRATVSPCHGDPCKNAGVCHDLWSDYLCECKGPFIGSNCAKETSEEVVLRFKGNDYIEYVIKERFKRDLLLKELLDDKREGNEKDQTVINIKFKTKGSGALMCVIGQTGYIVLKVGMKCTYILILYLLLKCNTASVFCVIQIKDTKPVYLSEDTLSGHVSEFTVDAPVADGVWHVLTLYGNGQTVILALDGKPVLNNTDRSVDLTPARVEKIILGAALTGDSKLQQSGFTGCVQYLNVSGYTLPASGRSVMVEVWPSWSLVQSSCISPGVCLPSPCSEGDTARRVCLSGQCQTRWRCGPAVQDRSCICLHNVSDQACDICISPGESHNQCSGTQGRVPLWLTAVILPIISILVIIGMLVVLCRLRRRNAMCQSDSLPQKREQGTENAAVCLDDNQLLTNAASAEGERQRGPVSADQQGSGVELSCDATQPEPNSELEYHEIGSISSALHSDTASVKLSWHKHLCGTKCVKADPKRCGDLKRLLAGFRKGERAKSPANSQRRASQNKQLFTRIDAEQSQRTPKRSPQPEFPEPVQCLTFEEISKLNAPLRQKRPDQVFLTSGHNSATTVDVSSDSETDSTFTFSGSDCGQLSVISPRGCGHEQSSLSTHSFRQQDILPVSTLFKHTCLYTAGQHEDESAPPSAFEQWESILNIRLPFSSYVPVFEDIAGLPMQPSHSYDMQSDIEEMI; encoded by the exons ATGGGTTCTTTACATGTTGACAACTGCACAGATTTTGAGAACAATGGATTTTGCTTTTCACAGAGTGatggcagcagctcagagag GACCCTGGATGTCGGCAGCAGCAATATGACAATTGGAGGATTGAGGACtattgaatttatttcattGCATCCTGCTCAGATAAAAACCCATGACTTTGTTGGATGTATTCGAAACATTAATGTAAATGGCATCCTGCTCAGACCTTCAATGGCCCTCACAACATACAACATTCTTTATAG GTGTCCTCGAGCGACAGTGTCCCCGTGTCACGGTGATCCATGTAAAAACGCAGGTGTGTGCCATGACCTCTGGTCTGACTATCTCTGTGAGTGCAAGGGCCCTTTTATTGGAAGCAACTGTgccaaag AGACATCAGAGGAAGTTGTATTGCGATTCAAAGGCAACGACTACATAGAGTATGTCATCAAGGAGAGATTCAAGAGAGACCTCCTGCTGAAAGAGTTGCTGGATGACAAAAGAGAGGGGAACGAGAAAGACCAAACCGTGATCAATATCAAGTTTAAGACAAAAGGCAGTGGGGCATTAATGTGTGTTATTGGACAGACAGGATATATCGTGCTGAAGGTAGGTATGAAATGCACTTATATACTCATCTTGTATTTATTGTTGAAATGTAATACTGCTAGTGTTTTCTGCGTCATTCAGATAAAAGACACAAAGCCCGTGTATCTCTCTGAAGACACGCTGTCGGGACACGTGTCAGAGTTCACTGTGGACGCTCCAGTGGCTGACGGGGTCTGGCATGTCCTTACCTTGTACGGCAATGGGCAGACTGTGATTCTTGCTCTGGATGGAAAACCAGTCTTGAACAACACTGACAGAAGTGTGGATCTCACTCCTGCTCGTGTGGAAAAGATCATCCTTGGTGCCGCTCTAACAGGTGATTCAAAGCTCCAGCAGTCAG GGTTCACTGGATGTGTGCAGTATCTCAACGTGAGCGGTTACACTCTGCCTGCCAGCGGACGCAGTGTGATGGTGGAAGTCTGGCCGAGCTGGAGTCTTGTGCAGTCCAGCTGCATCTCTCCAGGCGTCTGCCTCCCTTCACCCTGCTCTGAGGGGGACACTGCCAGGAGGGTTTGTCTCTCTGGACAATGTCAAACCCGGTGGAGGTGTGGACCTGCCGTGCAGGACAGGTCCTGCATCTGTCTGCATAATGTCTCCGACCAGGCCTGCGATATCTGCATCTCACCAGGAGAAAGTCACAATCAGTGCTCCGGGACGCAGGGCAGAGTGCCTCTGTGGCTCACGGCGGTGATTCTTCCCATAATCTCCATCCTGGTCATTATAGGAATGCTTGTAGTCCTTTGTAGATTGAGGCGACGCAATGCAATGTGTCAGAGTGACAGCTTGCCGCAGAAGAGAGAGCAAGGGACAGAAAATGCGGCAGTCTGTTTGGATGACAACCAACTGCTCACGAACGCTGCAtctgcagaaggagagagacagcgtGGCCCAGTGAGTGCCGATCAGCAGGGGTCAGGTGTGGAGTTGTCCTGTGATGCCACTCAGCCGGAGCCAAACAGTGAGCTGGAGTATCATGAGATCGGCAGCATCTCTAGTGCACTTCACTCGGACACTGCCTCAGTCAAGCTCAGCTGGCACAAGCATTTGTGCGGCACCAAGTGTGTGAAAGCTGATCCTAAGCGGTGTGGTGATTTGAAGAGGCTGTTAGCAGGATttaggaaaggagagagggccAAAAGTCCCGCGAACTCTCAGAGGAGGGCTTCACAAAACAAGCAGTTGTTTACTAGGATTGATGCAGAGCAGTCACAGCGTACACCGAAGAGAAGCCCACAGCCAGAGTTCCCAGAACCTGTGCAATGCCTCACTTTTGAGGAAATCAGTAAACTAAATGCTCCTCTCAGGCAAAAAAGGCCCGATCAAGTTTTCCTGACTTCTGGACACAATTCGGCCACGACGGTAGATGTCTCGTCTGACAGTGAAACAGACAGCACTTTCACCTTCTCGGGTTCGGATTGTGGACAGCTCTCAGTTATCAGCCCCAGAGGATGTGGACATGAACAATCGAGCCTCTCAACACATAGCTTCAGACAACAAGACATTTTGCCTGTGAGCACATTATTCAAACACACCTGTCTCTATACTGCAGGTCAGCATGAAGACGAGAGTGCTCCCCCCAGTGCGTTTGAGCAATGGGAAAGTATTTTGAATATTCGTCTTCCTTTTAGCAGCTATGTGCCCGTATTTGAAGATATTGCAGGTCTACCCATGCAACCTAGTCACAGCTACGACATGCAAAGCGACATAGAGGAAATGATTTGA
- the LOC124850804 gene encoding protocadherin Fat 4-like isoform X2 — translation MGSLHVDNCTDFENNGFCFSQSDGSSSERTLDVGSSNMTIGGLRTIEFISLHPAQIKTHDFVGCIRNINVNGILLRPSMALTTYNILYRCPRATVSPCHGDPCKNAGVCHDLWSDYLCECKGPFIGSNCAKETSEEVVLRFKGNDYIEYVIKERFKRDLLLKELLDDKREGNEKDQTVINIKFKTKGSGALMCVIGQTGYIVLKIKDTKPVYLSEDTLSGHVSEFTVDAPVADGVWHVLTLYGNGQTVILALDGKPVLNNTDRSVDLTPARVEKIILGAALTGDSKLQQSGFTGCVQYLNVSGYTLPASGRSVMVEVWPSWSLVQSSCISPGVCLPSPCSEGDTARRVCLSGQCQTRWRCGPAVQDRSCICLHNVSDQACDICISPGESHNQCSGTQGRVPLWLTAVILPIISILVIIGMLVVLCRLRRRNAMCQSDSLPQKREQGTENAAVCLDDNQLLTNAASAEGERQRGPVSADQQGSGVELSCDATQPEPNSELEYHEIGSISSALHSDTASVKLSWHKHLCGTKCVKADPKRCGDLKRLLAGFRKGERAKSPANSQRRASQNKQLFTRIDAEQSQRTPKRSPQPEFPEPVQCLTFEEISKLNAPLRQKRPDQVFLTSGHNSATTVDVSSDSETDSTFTFSGSDCGQLSVISPRGCGHEQSSLSTHSFRQQDILPVSTLFKHTCLYTAGQHEDESAPPSAFEQWESILNIRLPFSSYVPVFEDIAGLPMQPSHSYDMQSDIEEMI, via the exons ATGGGTTCTTTACATGTTGACAACTGCACAGATTTTGAGAACAATGGATTTTGCTTTTCACAGAGTGatggcagcagctcagagag GACCCTGGATGTCGGCAGCAGCAATATGACAATTGGAGGATTGAGGACtattgaatttatttcattGCATCCTGCTCAGATAAAAACCCATGACTTTGTTGGATGTATTCGAAACATTAATGTAAATGGCATCCTGCTCAGACCTTCAATGGCCCTCACAACATACAACATTCTTTATAG GTGTCCTCGAGCGACAGTGTCCCCGTGTCACGGTGATCCATGTAAAAACGCAGGTGTGTGCCATGACCTCTGGTCTGACTATCTCTGTGAGTGCAAGGGCCCTTTTATTGGAAGCAACTGTgccaaag AGACATCAGAGGAAGTTGTATTGCGATTCAAAGGCAACGACTACATAGAGTATGTCATCAAGGAGAGATTCAAGAGAGACCTCCTGCTGAAAGAGTTGCTGGATGACAAAAGAGAGGGGAACGAGAAAGACCAAACCGTGATCAATATCAAGTTTAAGACAAAAGGCAGTGGGGCATTAATGTGTGTTATTGGACAGACAGGATATATCGTGCTGAAG ATAAAAGACACAAAGCCCGTGTATCTCTCTGAAGACACGCTGTCGGGACACGTGTCAGAGTTCACTGTGGACGCTCCAGTGGCTGACGGGGTCTGGCATGTCCTTACCTTGTACGGCAATGGGCAGACTGTGATTCTTGCTCTGGATGGAAAACCAGTCTTGAACAACACTGACAGAAGTGTGGATCTCACTCCTGCTCGTGTGGAAAAGATCATCCTTGGTGCCGCTCTAACAGGTGATTCAAAGCTCCAGCAGTCAG GGTTCACTGGATGTGTGCAGTATCTCAACGTGAGCGGTTACACTCTGCCTGCCAGCGGACGCAGTGTGATGGTGGAAGTCTGGCCGAGCTGGAGTCTTGTGCAGTCCAGCTGCATCTCTCCAGGCGTCTGCCTCCCTTCACCCTGCTCTGAGGGGGACACTGCCAGGAGGGTTTGTCTCTCTGGACAATGTCAAACCCGGTGGAGGTGTGGACCTGCCGTGCAGGACAGGTCCTGCATCTGTCTGCATAATGTCTCCGACCAGGCCTGCGATATCTGCATCTCACCAGGAGAAAGTCACAATCAGTGCTCCGGGACGCAGGGCAGAGTGCCTCTGTGGCTCACGGCGGTGATTCTTCCCATAATCTCCATCCTGGTCATTATAGGAATGCTTGTAGTCCTTTGTAGATTGAGGCGACGCAATGCAATGTGTCAGAGTGACAGCTTGCCGCAGAAGAGAGAGCAAGGGACAGAAAATGCGGCAGTCTGTTTGGATGACAACCAACTGCTCACGAACGCTGCAtctgcagaaggagagagacagcgtGGCCCAGTGAGTGCCGATCAGCAGGGGTCAGGTGTGGAGTTGTCCTGTGATGCCACTCAGCCGGAGCCAAACAGTGAGCTGGAGTATCATGAGATCGGCAGCATCTCTAGTGCACTTCACTCGGACACTGCCTCAGTCAAGCTCAGCTGGCACAAGCATTTGTGCGGCACCAAGTGTGTGAAAGCTGATCCTAAGCGGTGTGGTGATTTGAAGAGGCTGTTAGCAGGATttaggaaaggagagagggccAAAAGTCCCGCGAACTCTCAGAGGAGGGCTTCACAAAACAAGCAGTTGTTTACTAGGATTGATGCAGAGCAGTCACAGCGTACACCGAAGAGAAGCCCACAGCCAGAGTTCCCAGAACCTGTGCAATGCCTCACTTTTGAGGAAATCAGTAAACTAAATGCTCCTCTCAGGCAAAAAAGGCCCGATCAAGTTTTCCTGACTTCTGGACACAATTCGGCCACGACGGTAGATGTCTCGTCTGACAGTGAAACAGACAGCACTTTCACCTTCTCGGGTTCGGATTGTGGACAGCTCTCAGTTATCAGCCCCAGAGGATGTGGACATGAACAATCGAGCCTCTCAACACATAGCTTCAGACAACAAGACATTTTGCCTGTGAGCACATTATTCAAACACACCTGTCTCTATACTGCAGGTCAGCATGAAGACGAGAGTGCTCCCCCCAGTGCGTTTGAGCAATGGGAAAGTATTTTGAATATTCGTCTTCCTTTTAGCAGCTATGTGCCCGTATTTGAAGATATTGCAGGTCTACCCATGCAACCTAGTCACAGCTACGACATGCAAAGCGACATAGAGGAAATGATTTGA
- the LOC118299885 gene encoding protocadherin Fat 4, protein MYSVQEDDGESLFLLSPLSGEFLLSRSLDFEAQRFYILTVVVQRGDLQVFSVRVYFSVLNVNDNPPVFSRDTLSASLREDTQVGTCFLSLNVSDKDDGDNGELKLKVLDGDEETVFFISSARSLCLSKELDRERQSSYNLTVTASDCVEPESLRLTGTARVVVLVDDVNDNAPLFVSAKSVSIAEDAALHSVVMTVRAVDEDAGSNGDIFYYLNNTSSGTFSINDTSGKMYLEETLDREQVDILTITVTATDRGSPRLATSMNLTVHVEDANDHDPEFLQGTYSLTVREDIPRGTSLLQVQAHDQDIGPNGQVRYSLSQASPFVVDTVRGVITVMDELDRERESNYNLIIAVVDQGNIPRSATAAVRVTVLDANDFAPQFSPETLVIHVAENEEDPSQLTHQLSALDEDLGVNSQITYFIQNGNSDGLFSTTPNGTFQILHSLDREKESLYIISIIAVDSGLPPLTGTLTVHVIVDDINDNHPEFTEEVYNTIVYEDSPPGTVFAMIMASDIDAGVSGETRYFMDNSGVPFAIEETSGELLTTNELDRETVAIYRLTVISSDKHPTQPLSSSVLVTVLIGDINDHWPKFTNSPYVAHVPTEMAAGSVVCAVSATDQDTEMNAGLHYSLYGPSSDLFSIDPQHGTVFTSRALCRTEDIVVNIHVEDAGENPKFDTATVSVRFQNISDFPVMNVEVLNYSLSEDEPGGTLVAVVTAMSVRAEPVSFYLTSGNLQDAFHVEPLSGALTVENSLDYESNRDFTLLVEARDSGSPPFSSFAEIHINISDVNDNFPQFTQAEYRCQIFENMPPSWVCEVLATDADSGSYSTVRYNITDGNTDHFFTIGSENGVLSTTASLDREEIPEFFLTVEATELENPPHKNRATVVIAVLDSDDNPPRFSQIFLTEVPEDAPVGHTIIQVDSTDDDAGPNAVINYSINDQSDDMPFSIEFTTGRITVKRLLDRETQDNYVLKVNANDSALSISTDVTIVITDVNDNRPVFSSQSYNAVLPETNDTELFVVQVHATDADIGQSGEVLYVIESPNDEFWVDASIGAIYTKQPLTLKNSAFEIYQFTVIAFDCGSSPLHSNTSVTIRLEPYNHYAPMFLAFQPLIAIPYHLALGTEVVQFTAIDMDSNGSTNILYVLNGGNASDFFWIEADNGKVKLKRSLTESVNSYLTLIVVAEDQGTPSLSSQSEITFEITGRNQYSPSFREPHVTFSVPEDVPVGSVIGRVLAEDRDSGLNGAIMYHIIPESLLLPFSVGEASGLLTLIRELDFEEVPDYHLRIKAMDGGWVSKKSMLNVTVVVTDVNDNPPVFSSSEYLTSVPENSGVGTDVTHVRATDADSGENGQITYTLIAGHVDKFAIDSRNGTITTLDVFDYEREQIYDVTIKASNVAGHNLFTLAHVVIQISDVNEFTPAFTEKEFHFLVFKNVPVGTMIGKVTATDEDQGSEGQVFYLMFGRNKYMDFEIHKLSGEIHTTGTLRKQGNSHIDLKVLAKNSGVITGMDVDETLVHISVIDTNDAPMFTSALYMVNVTEDSPIGTSVTTVSALDQDSILDWSHFFFSIESGNTNLSFSVDPLSGVVTVNSPLDRELWAVYNLTVTATDDGSPPATGTSNVIVTVDDVNDNTPKLTSTEAQVKENQPQGTIVARLNASDSDLPLNQGPFTYWLVNPSTDSAFSLTPDGVLFTTRPTDREQISAYRVLLAVRDAGIPALSSTTMFHVRIVDENDNPPLPRNIFIEVKYFGSSFQGGMIGNVHPEDQDESDTFNCGIKSGSLNMFTIPNGTCELWSSAFQGEATFNITIEATDQRHFPVNNSIYVKYKGFTNASIDSCILFFISSSSMEEFLSNKYLRFVKALDSLFNLQASKTHVFGVKPIGSEILLLTAVKNYNGEYLSREVASGISAGHKKLLESQSNVTISHITGDPCLTRPCQNGAVCNINIYISQDVAVLESLGVILVSPQKELFNCTCPSGFTGTLCEGDIDECEVNFCENEGTCVNTAGSFYCHCQSGFSGSMCSTDTDECLRVKCQNGGTCMPKEDGYYCHCVPGFEGEMCEQFIDHCRSTPCVLGNCTNSQTGFSCHCPFGISGVHCEEHSYGFQELSFMEFPPLDRRTNLISLEIATVERHSLLLYNPGGSSSREFLALEILDGAMHLSYDLGSGPVRLQTSKQVADGRFHSVTARRIGNVSFTICQHQHEVDETAF, encoded by the exons ATGTATTCAGTGCAGGAGGATGACGGAGAGAGCTTGTTCCTCCTCAGCCCCCTCTCGGGGGAGTTCCTATTATCCCGCAGCCTGGATTTCGAAGCACAAAGATTCTACATTCTCACCGTGGTGGTGCAGCGGGGGGATTTGCAGGTATTCAGTGTCAGGGTGTACTTCAGTGTGTTGAACGTGAACGACAACCCCCCTGTTTTCAGCAGGGATACCCTTTCTGCGTCACTGCGTGAAGACACACAGGTTGGCACTTGCTTCCTGTCATTGAATGTGTCCGATAAAGATGATG GAGACAATGGAGAGTTGAAACTGAAGGTGCTggatggagatgaagagacGGTGTTCTTCATCAGTTCAGCCCGCAGTTTGTGCCTGAGCAAAGAgctagacagagagagacaatccTCCTACAATCTGACCGTGACGGCTAGTGACTGCGTCGAGCCCGAGTCTCTACGGCTCACCGGCACAGCACGCGTTGTTGTGCTGGTTGACGACGTCAATGACAATGCTCCATTGTTTGTGTCAGCCAAAAGTGTGAGTATAGCAGAAGACGCTGCACTTCACTCTGTTGTGATGACTGTACGTGCTGTGGATGAGGACGCTGGATCCAATGGGGACATCTTCTATTATTTAAACAACACTTCTAGTGGCACGTTCAGCATCAATGACACAAGTGGGAAAATGTACCTGGAGGAGACATTGGATAGAGAACAGGTAGATATTCTGACTATTACTGTAACAGCCACTGATAGAGGCTCACCCAGGTTGGCGACCTCTATGAATCTCACGGTGCATGTTGAAGATGCAAATGACCATGACCCTGAGTTCCTACAAGGCACCTACAGTCTGACAGTGAGGGAAGATATCCCCAGAGGAACGAGCTTGCTGCAGGTTCAGGCTCACGATCAAGACATCGGGCCAAACGGACAAGTGCGGTACTCGCTGAGCCAGGCGAGTCCGTTTGTGGTGGACACGGTTCGAGGTGTCATAACGGTCATGGATGaactggacagagagagggagtctaACTACAACTTAATCATAGCCGTTGTAGATCAGGGTAACATACCCAGatctgccactgctgctgtccGAGTCACAGTGTTGGATGCCAACGACTTTGCGCCCCAGTTCTCTCCTGAAACACTCGTCATACACGTCGCGGAGAACGAGGAGGACCCCTCTCAGCTAACACACCAG CTCTCAGCTTTGGATGAAGATTTAGGGGTAAACAGCCAGATTACTTATTTCATACAGAATGGAAATAGTGATGGTTTGTTCTCCACCACTCCCAATGGCACTTTTCAAATTTTGCACAGCctggacagagagaaggaatcACTATACATCATCAGCATTATCGCTGTCGATTCAG GATTGCCTCCTTTGACAGGCACTCTTACTGTACACGTCATAGTGGATGACATCAACGATAACCACCCAGAGTTTACAGAGGAAGTCTACAACACCATAGTGTACGAGGACAGTCCCCCAGGCACGGTGTTTGCCATGATAATGGCGTCTGATATTGACGCGGGTGTCAGCGGGGaaacaag GTATTTCATGGATAACTCTGGTGTACCTTTTGCCATTGAAGAAACATCTGGAGAGCTGCTCACAACCAATGAGCTGGACAGGGAGACAGTTGCCATTTACAGGTTGACAGTGATTAGCAGTGATAAACATCCTACTCAGCCTCTGTCGAGCTCAGTGCTTGTCACTGTGCTCATTGGAGATATCAACGACCACTGGCCCAAGTTCACAAACAGCCCCTATGTGGCCCATGTGCCCACCGAAATGGCTGCAG GCTCGGTTGTTTGTGCAGTAAGTGCAACAGATCAAGACACTGAGATGAACGCAGGACTGCATTATTCATTATACGGACCGAGTTCAGATCTGTTTTCCATTGATCCACAGCATGGCACCGTGTTCACTTCAAGAGCTCTGTGCAGAACAGAGGATATCGTTGTCAACATACACGTGGAAGATGCTGGAGAAAATCCTAAATTTGACACCGCCACAGTGAGTGTCAGGTTTCAAAATATCTCAGACTTTCCAGTGATGAATGTGGAAGTTCTGAACTATTCCCTCTCCGAGGACGAGCCAGGGGGAACATTAGTGGCCGTGGTCACTGCTATGAGCGTCAGAGCGGAACCTGTCTCTTTTTATCTCACTTCTGGAAACCTTCAAGACGCGTTTCATGTGGAGCCATTAAGTGGAGCCCTGACAGTGGAGAACTCTCTGGATTACGAGAGCAATAGGGATTTTACTTTGCTAGTAGAAGCCAGAGATTCCGGCTCACCTCCCTTCTCATCATTTGCAGAAATTCACATAAACATCAGCGATGTAAACGATAACTTCCCACAGTTCACTCAAGCTGAGTACAGGTGTCAGATTTTTGAGAACATGCCTCCATCCTGGGTTTGTGAAGTTCTTGCCACTGATGCCGACTCTGGCAGTTACAGCACAGTGCGGTACAACATAACAGATGGAAACACTgatcattttttcacaattggCAGTGAAAATGGTGTATTGAGCACCACTGCAAGTTTAGACAGAGAAGAAATCCCTGAATTCTTTTTGACCGTTGAAGCCACAGAGCTGGAAAATCCTCCTCATAAAAACAGAGCAACTGTTGTCATCGCTGTTTTAGACAGCGATGACAACCCACCTCGtttttctcagatttttctCACAGAAGTGCCGGAGGATGCTCCTGTTGGACACACAATAATACAAGTCGACTCAACTGACGATGATGCTGGTCCCAATGCAGTTATTAATTACTCCATAAATGACCAAAGTGATGATATGCCATTTAGTATTGAATTTACCACTGGGCGCATCACAGTGAAACGACTTCTGGACAGGGAGACACAGGATAATTATGTCCTGAAAGTAAATGCGAATGATTCCGCACTGAGCATAAGCACGGATGTCACTATAGTCATTACAGATGTTAACGATAATAGACCAGTATTTTCTAGTCAGTCTTACAATGCTGTCCTCCCCGAAACAAACGACACAGAGCTTTTTGTCGTTCAGGTTCATGCTACAGATGCAGACATTGGGCAAAGCGGTGAGGTTTTATATGTTATTGAATCTCCAAATGATGAGTTTTGGGTAGACGCTTCCATTGGTGCAATCTATACCAAGCAGCCATTGACTTTAAAGAATTCTGCTTTTGAAATCTACCAATTTACAGTGATTGCTTTTGATTGTGGCAGTTCTCCCCTGCACAGTAACACCTCAGTCACTATAAGATTAGAGCCATATAACCACTATGCACCAATGTTTCTGGCTTTTCAGCCTCTGATTGCAATCCCGTATCATTTAGCACTGGGAACTGAGGTGGTCCAGTTTACAGCAATAGACATGGACAGTAATGGCAGTACCAATATTCTCTATGTTTTGAATGGAGGCAATGCATCCGATTTCTTCTGGATCGAAGCTGACAACGGAAAAGTAAAGTTAAAGAGAAGTTTAACAGAGAGCGTAAATTCATATCTCACTTTAATAGTTGTGGCAGAAGACCAGGGCACCCCGTCTTTATCTTCACAGTCTGAGATCACTTTTGAAATTACTGGGAGGAACCAATATTCTCCGAGCTTCAGAGAGCCACATGTCACTTTCTCTGTCCCCGAGGACGTGCCCGTAGGATCAGTAATTGGGAGAGTTCTAGCAGAAGATAGGGACTCTGGTCTCAATGGGGCCATCATGTACCACATTATCCCAGAAAGTCTATTGTTACCATTCTCTGTAGGAGAAGCCTCTGGGCTGCTAACACTTATCAGAGAGCTTGACTTTGAAGAAGTACCTGATTATCATCTTCGAATCAAAGCCATGGATGGCGGCTGGGTCTCTAAAAAAAGCATGTTAAATGTCACCGTGGTGGTTACGGATGTGAATGACAACCCGCCAGTCTTTTCGTCCTCCGAGTATCTCACATCAGTGCCTGAAAACTCTGGAGTTGGAACAGATGTCACACATGTGAGGGCCACTGATGCTGATTCAGGTGAAAATGGACAAATAACCTACACTCTTATTGCCGGTCATGTGGATAAATTTGCCATTGACTCAAGAAATGGCACAATCACCACTTTGGATGTGTTTGATTATGAGCGAGAGCAGATCTATGATGTTACAATCAAAGCTTCAAATGTTGCTGGTCATAATTTATTTACTTTGGCTCATGTTGTCATCCAAATCTCTGACGTCAATGAGTTCACGCCTGCGTTCACAGAAAAAGAGTTTCACTTTttggtatttaaaaatgtgcccGTCGGAACTATGATAGGAAAAGTAACAGCCACAGATGAGGACCAAGGCTCTGAGGGTCAGGTGTTTTACCTGATGTTTGGACGAAATAAGTACATGGACTTTGAAATTCACAAACTTTCTGGAGAGATTCACACAACTGGCACTTTGAGGAAACAAGGCAACAGTCACATAGATTTGAAAGTTCTGGCAAAGAACTCTGGAGTCATTACTGGTATGGATGTAGATGAAACTTTGGTCCACATCAGTGTGATCGACACAAACGATGCGCCCATGTTCACCTCTGCACTTTATATGGTGAACGTGACAGAGGACAGCCCGATTGGGACGTCAGTGACGACTGTGAGTGCCCTTGATCAGGACTCCATCCTGGACTGGAGTCATTTCTTCTTCAGCATCGAAAGTGGAAACACCaacttgtctttttctgttgaTCCGCTCAGTGGTGTTGTTACGGTAAATTCTCCACTTGACCGAGAACTGTGGGCAGTTTATAACCTGACTGTTACAGCCACTGATGATGGCTCTCCACCAGCCACTGGAACTAGTAACGTCATTGTGACTGTTGATGACGTTAACGACAACACTCCCAAACTCACATCGACTGAGGCTCAAGTGAAGGAAAATCAGCCTCAAGGCACCATAGTAGCCAGGTTGAATGCATCTGACTCAGATTTGCCGCTGAACCAGGGACCTTTCACTTACTGGCTGGTAAACCCTTCAACAGATAGCGCTTTCTCACTGACTCCCGATGGAGTTTTATTCACCACAAGGCCCACTGACAGGGAGCAGATCTCTGCATATCGCGTTCTGTTGGCTGTTAGAGATGCAGGGATTCCTGCACTGTCATCCACAACAATGTTCCACGTCAGGATTGTGGACGAGAATGACAACCCTCCTCTGCCTCGGAATATCTTCATCGAGGTCAAATATTTTGGCAGTTCTTTCCAAGGAGGCATGATCGGGAACGTCCACCCAGAGGATCAGGACGAGTCCGACACATTTAACTGTGGTATCAAAAGCGGGTCACTGAACATGTTCACGATACCCAATGGTACGTGTGAGCTGTGGTCGTCTGCTTTTCAAGGTGAGGCTACATTTAATATCACAATCGAAGCTACGGACCAGCGCCACTTCCCAGTAAACAACAGCATCTACGTAAAATACAAAGGCTTCACAAATGCTTCTATAGACAGTTGTATACTATTCTTCATATCATCATCCTCAATGGAAGAGTTCTTGTCAAACAAGTATTTGAGGTTTGTCAAAGCTCTGGACAGTCTGTTCAACCTACAGGCCTCCAAGACTCATGTATTTGGAGTCAAACCGATTGGCAGTGAAATCCTCCTGTTGACTGCGGTCAAAAATTACAACGGTGAATATCTGAGCAGGGAGGTAGCGAGCGGTATATCCGCTGGACACAAGAAATTACTGGAGTCTCAGAGTAATGTGACGATATCTCACATCACCGGCGATCCATGTCTCACCCGCCCTTGTCAGAACGGGGCAGTGTGcaacataaacatttacatCAGCCAGGACGTTGCTGTCCTGGAAAGCCTGGGCGTCATCTTAGTGTCACCCCAGAAAGAGCTTTTTAATTGTACCTGTCCCAGCGGCTTCACCGGGACACTGTGCGAAGGCGACATTGACGAATGCGAGGTGAATTTCTGTGAGAATGAAGGCACGTGTGTGAATACTGCAGGAAGTTTCTACTGTCATTGTCAGAGCGGCTTTTCTGGCTCCATGTGCTCTACTGATACAGATGAATGCCTGAGGGTGAAGTGCCAGAACGGAGGAACTTGTATGCCCAAAGAGGATGGATATTACTGTCACTGTGTGCCTGGATTCGAAG gAGAAATGTGTGAGCAGTTCATTGACCACTGCAGATCAACCCCCTGTGTCCTGGGCAACTGTACAAATTCCCAGACAGGATTCTCTTGTCATTGTCCCTTTG gaatcAGCGGTGTCCACTGTGAGGAGCATAGTTATGGCTTCCAGGAGCTGTCCTTTATGGAGTTCCCCCCATTAGACCGCAGGACTAATTTAATCTCCCTCGAGATTGCGACAGTGGAGAGACATTCCCTGCTCCTCTACAACCCTGGAGGATCCTCCAGCAGGGAGTTCTTAGCACTGGAGATACTAGATGGAGCCATGCATCTCTCTTATGACCTGGGCTCAGGACCTGTGAGACTGCAGACAAGCAAGCAAGTGGCAGATGGACGGTTCCACAGTGTCACTGCCAGGAGGATTGGGAACGTGAGTTTTACAATTTGTCAGCACCAACACGAGGTCGACGAGACAGCATTTTGA